A DNA window from Candidatus Stygibacter australis contains the following coding sequences:
- a CDS encoding ABC transporter ATP-binding protein: protein MANNQEALYIIRDFRFTYPESNHTIAWQGNHLIREGERILLTGASGSGKSTLLYGLMGLIPEILYGKVDGDIYFRGKSIIENPEFVKGRAGLILQNPSAQILCHSVREELAYGLENKKIAPGKILEEIDEWANKFGISPLLNQRTSSLSGGEKQKITLLSILMTKPEILMLDEPTAFLDPISAKEIMEIIEKYDSGKTMLFVEHNLGYLKGQITRNLDLDITGKVNNRSAEEIIWHTPLPFLEKTAKGRMLMQLENIRFSYPEKDILKGVNLKIYEAEIIGIKGRNGSGKSTLLQIMAGLKRKYGGDILLDENAYKGKEYKYLNSIVGLLFQDPENHFLFHKVEKELEGCDLQFIGDEFEGKKNQSPFTLSEGEKRRLSTAISYQGNKKLLFLDEPTFGQDINNKRKLISFLGKLRDRGLGIVIVSHDEEFLKVVCGSVYELKEGKLQVVEQ from the coding sequence ATGGCAAATAATCAGGAAGCATTATATATTATAAGAGATTTCAGGTTTACCTATCCAGAAAGTAACCATACAATAGCCTGGCAGGGAAATCACCTGATAAGAGAAGGAGAACGCATTCTTCTTACTGGAGCCAGCGGTAGTGGGAAGAGTACACTTTTATATGGCTTAATGGGCTTAATTCCTGAGATCCTGTATGGCAAAGTGGATGGAGATATTTATTTTAGAGGGAAATCCATAATTGAAAATCCTGAATTTGTGAAAGGTAGAGCAGGTTTGATCCTGCAAAATCCCTCAGCTCAGATTCTTTGCCACAGTGTAAGGGAAGAATTAGCTTATGGTTTGGAGAATAAGAAGATAGCTCCCGGAAAGATATTAGAAGAAATTGATGAATGGGCTAATAAATTTGGAATATCACCTCTGCTTAATCAGCGAACAAGTAGTTTGAGCGGAGGAGAGAAACAAAAAATAACTCTGCTATCAATTCTCATGACAAAACCTGAGATTTTAATGCTCGATGAACCAACAGCATTTTTAGACCCCATATCTGCAAAAGAGATCATGGAGATCATAGAGAAATATGATTCGGGTAAAACAATGCTTTTTGTGGAACATAACCTGGGCTATTTGAAGGGACAGATCACTAGAAATCTTGATCTTGATATTACTGGAAAAGTAAATAACAGATCGGCAGAAGAGATAATCTGGCATACCCCTTTACCTTTTCTGGAAAAAACAGCAAAAGGCAGGATGCTGATGCAGCTTGAAAATATCAGATTTTCATATCCTGAAAAGGATATTCTAAAGGGAGTAAATCTGAAAATATATGAAGCAGAGATTATCGGGATAAAGGGTAGAAATGGCAGTGGAAAAAGCACACTTTTACAAATAATGGCAGGTCTTAAGCGGAAATATGGTGGTGATATATTACTTGATGAAAATGCTTATAAGGGTAAAGAATATAAATATTTAAATTCAATTGTGGGATTGTTATTTCAAGATCCGGAGAATCATTTTTTGTTCCATAAAGTTGAAAAAGAATTAGAAGGTTGTGATCTGCAATTTATTGGTGATGAATTTGAAGGAAAGAAGAACCAAAGTCCATTTACTCTTTCTGAGGGAGAGAAGCGCAGGCTGTCCACAGCTATAAGCTATCAGGGAAATAAGAAGCTGCTATTTCTGGATGAGCCTACATTTGGTCAGGATATCAACAATAAAAGGAAATTGATTTCTTTTCTGGGAAAATTACGTGATAGAGGATTGGGAATAGTAATCGTGAGTCATGATGAGGAATTCCTGAAAGTAGTATGCGGAAGTGTATATGAGCTTAAAGAAGGTAAATTGCAGGTAGTGGAGCAATAA